A window of the Bufo gargarizans isolate SCDJY-AF-19 chromosome 1, ASM1485885v1, whole genome shotgun sequence genome harbors these coding sequences:
- the TICAM2 gene encoding TIR domain-containing adapter molecule 2 isoform X1 — translation MLSMQQVSAYFYMNFLTRVYVVFFRLSVNVCCVGVYRPLCLRASLPGFSEGNTSIEFLLMMYATKGNSNFGNQRSNPESGEKPLSTEESNHSNPFRKSSPLETKSTFTAEITKAGDCNIFYKFVILHAETDELEAIRVKNMLQDEFNIKPGIIFAEMPAGQQILKNLDDAVNGSAWTILLLTENFLREAWCEFHSHATLINSIYMHHKYNSVIPMRPKDNYLPREKTPFALKLINALEEGNSEFSKQVAKTFRDNLYKKQYNIWKAEKEGMDHQSQ, via the exons ATGTTGTCAATGCAACAAGTTTCAGCTTACTTCTACATGAACTTCCTTACACGTGTGTACGTGGTATTCTTCCGGCTCTCTGTGAATGTGTGTTGTGTGGGAGTATACAGACCACTCTGCCTACGAGCAAGCTTACCTGGTTTTTCAGAGGGGAACACAAGTATAG aatTCTTACTGATGATGTATGCCACAAAGGGAAACAGTAACTTTGGAAATCAGAGATCAAACCCTGAGAGTGGTGAAAAGCCACTAAGTACAGAAGAGTCTAACCACTCAAATCCGTTTAGAAAGAGCTCTCCTTTAGAAACCAAGTCAACTTTCACCGCGGAGATCACCAAGGCGGGAGATTGCAATATATTTTATAAGTTTGTCATCCTACATGCAGAGACTGATGAACTGGAGGCAATACGAGTAAAGAACATGCTTCAAGATGAATTTAACATCAAACCAGGAATCATATTTGCAGAGATGCCTGCAGGACAACAGATTCTCAAAAATCTTGATGATGCAGTGAATGGTTCAGCGTGGACTATACTATTACTGACTGAAAACTTCCTCAGAGAAGCCTGGTGTGAATTTCATTCTCATGCCACATTAATTAATTCCATTTACATGCACCATAAATATAACTCTGTGATTCCCATGCGACCAAAAGACAATTACCTTCCAAGAGAGAAGACACCAtttgcactaaaactaataaacgcATTAGAAGAAGGGAACTCTGAATTCTCAAAGCAAGTAGCGAAAACCTTCAGGGATAACCTTTATAAAAAACAGTATAACATATGGAAGGCTGAGAAGGAAGGTATGGATCATCAAAGCCAATAA